A single Ciona intestinalis chromosome 14, KH, whole genome shotgun sequence DNA region contains:
- the LOC100178187 gene encoding protein-L-isoaspartate(D-aspartate) O-methyltransferase, which yields MAWRCHGKSNLDLINNLRKNGIITHDAVYEGMKLTDRKFYVSSGAYNDSPQSIGYQATISAPHMHAAALEALHDQLTRSENPTALDVGSGSGYLTACFARMMGDNGRAYGIEHIPELVNKSIENVNRDDSTLITSGRVTLKKGDGRLGYDPDNRKTELYDAIHVGAAASQVPRPLLEQLKKGGRLILPVGEPGTTQVFEQWDKNNVGELTKKELMKVVYIPLTDKRKQWPG from the coding sequence ATGGCGTGGCGCTGTCATGGAAAAAGTAACTTGGATTTAATTAACAACCTcagaaaaaatggaattattACCCATGATGCAGTTTATGAAGGTATGAAGTTGACGGACCGGAAATTTTATGTTTCAAGTGGGGCATATAATGACAGTCCACAGTCTATTGGATACCAGGCTACTATAAGTGCACCCCACATGCATGCTGCAGCTTTAGAGGCGTTACATGATCAACTTACCAGAAGTGAGAATCCAACAGCATTAGATGTTGGGTCTGGTAGCGGATATTTAACGGCTTGTTTTGCGAGAATGATGGGAGATAATGGGAGAGCTTATGGGATTGAACATATTCCAGAACTTGTGAATAAATCCATTGAAAATGTAAACAGAGATGACTCAACTTTGATTACTTCTGGGAGGGTTACTTTGAAAAAGGGGGATGGGAGACTGGGTTATGACCCGGACAATAGAAAGACAGAGCTTTATGATGCAATACACGTCGGAGCGGCTGCTTCTCAAGTACCTAGGCCTTTACTTGAACAATTGAAAAAAGGTGGCCGACTTATTTTGCCCGTGGGAGAGCCTGGTACAACACAAGTATTTGAGCAATGGGACAAAAATAATGTTGGTGAACTTACCAAGAAAGAATTGATGAAAGTTGTTTACATTCCACTTACTGATAAGCGGAAACAGTGGCCAGGTTGA
- the LOC100180557 gene encoding coiled-coil domain-containing protein 169-like, with amino-acid sequence MERGMEDYSLEEMEAELEHERQMKKMLDQSLLGLKITVEDLEKKYQQIDEEGNEWKTRYETQQEMNTQLELQIKDLKEKLKPNHRTNSKNRKDQVPVSVKNMEGLSESGLKGLIKQMEKERSSLQNQLRDLEWRLDQESKALYKASEGRKKYLTELADAEFRLDSYMKLQAKKQAQKENNGINMHKRILPPLPKRVSVNKRNIQENRIPRRFQN; translated from the exons ATGGAGAGAGGGATGGAAGATTATTCATTGGAAGAAATGGAAGCCGAGTTGGAACATGAACGACAAATGAA AAAGATGTTGGATCAGTCGCttcttggtttaaaaataacagttgaaGATTTGGAGAAGAAATATCAACAGATTGATGAAGAAGGGAATGAATGGAAAACAAG ATATGAGACTCAGCAGGAGATGAACACACAGCTAGAGTTGCAGATCAAAGACTTGAAAGAGAAATTGAAACCGAACCATCGAACCAACAGCAAGAACAGGAAAGACCAGGTTCCGGTCTCCGTCAAAAACATGGAAGGCCTGAGTGAG AGTGGTTTGAAAGGCCTAATCAAACAAATGGAGAAAGAAAGATCAAGTTTACAAAACCAACTACGAGACTTGGAGTGGAGGTTGGACCAG GAATCCAAGGCGTTATACAAAGCAAGTGAGGGAAGGAAGAAATATTTGACGGAACTTGCCGATGCTGAGTTTAGACTTGATTCTTATATGAAGTTACAAGCCAAGAAACAAGCACAAAAGGAGAACAATGG AATAAACATGCATAAGAGGATACTACCCCCACTTCCAAAGAGGGTGAGCGTCAATAAGCGCAATATACAAGAGAATAGAATTCCTAGACGTTTCCAGAACTAA
- the LOC100175877 gene encoding uncharacterized protein LOC100175877, which produces MSKLWGEKAIPSTGFDIMKSWMAVDLNDFRKCSYPVPILNNASIILGMVGVGGPLYTMVVKRQNASAGMYKTFFLATLGVWTGYYITRAFNQYYFGKFKFSLEYAMMRKGDFKKTIEPTKYGDPEFLKKWKPIRSH; this is translated from the exons ATGTCTAAACTATGGGGGGAGAAGGCAATTCCTTCAACTGGCTTCGATATTATGAAATCATGGATGGCAGTCGACTTGAACGATTTCCGTAAATGTTCTTATCCTGTCCCCATACTAAACAATGCATCTATTATACTGGGTATGGTTGGAGTGGGTGGACCTTTGTACACTATGGTAGTAAAGAGGCAAAATGCATCAGCAG GCATGTACAAAACCTTTTTCCTGGCCACACTTGGTGTATGGACAGGATATTACATTACGAGGGCGTTCAACCAATATTATTTTGGAAAGTTTAAATTCTCACTTGAATATGCCATGATGAGGAAAGGAGActtcaaaaaaacaattg AACCAACAAAATATGGGGACCCGGAATTCCTTAAAAAATGGAAACCTATCAGATCACATTAa